From one Marmota flaviventris isolate mMarFla1 chromosome 1, mMarFla1.hap1, whole genome shotgun sequence genomic stretch:
- the LOC139702873 gene encoding ubiquitin-protein ligase E3C-like encodes MPGSEDGGQDSPLSRLEVSTLACVQAIGSRLGLSPGSSGSVLLILTVVSDSAAIQQEQCSPEERRRLKNAIIIQSFIRGYRDRKQQYSLQRSAFDRCAHLAQSGGTFSVTSAPNLTLLVRQLLFFYKQSEDAKRLIWLYQNLIKHSSLFVKQLDGSERPTCLFQIKRLMSLCCRLLQSCNDDSLNVALPMRMLEVFSSENTYLPVLQDASYVVSVIEQILHYMIHSGRKPSTLGLLGLEA; translated from the exons ATGCCGGGGAGTGAGGACGGCGGCCAGGACAGCCCCTTGTCTCGGCTGGAGGTGTCCACACTGGCCT GTGTGCAGGCCATAGGGTCGCGCCTGGGTTTGAGCCCCGGCTCCTCAGGCTCTGTGCTGCTCATCCTCACGGTAGTGTCAGATTCTGCAGCTATACAGCAGGAGCAGTGCTCACCT GAAGAAAGGCGAAgattaaaaaatgcaataattattcagtcatttattcgaggctacagagacagaaaacagcaa TACTCCCTCCAGAGAAGTGCATTCGATCGCTGCGCACACTTGGCACAGTCTGGTGGCACTTTCTCCGTCACTAGTGCCCCCAATCTTACCCTCCTGGTAAGGCAGCTTCTGTTTTTTTACAAACAAAGCGAAGATGCAAAGCGATTG ATATGGCTGTATCAGAACTTAATTAAACACAGCTCCCTGTTTGTCAAGCAACTGGACGGATCTGAGAGACCGACATGCTTATTTCAGATAAAGAGGCTCATGAGCCTCTGTTGCAG GTTGCTGCAGAGCTGTAATGATGACAGTTTGAATGTTGCACTTCCAATGCGAATGCTTGAGGTCTTTTCCTCTGAGAATACTTACTTGCCTGTTTTACAAGATGCTAGCTATGTGGTGTCCGTAATTGAACAGATCTTGCACTACATGATCCACAGTG GTAGAAAGCCCAGCACATTAGGACTCCTGGGCTTAGAAGCCTGA